A segment of the Caloranaerobacter ferrireducens genome:
TATATTTACAAGATTAAAATCAATTTTTAATGCAAAGGCTAATGCATTACTAGATGAAATAGAGAACCCAGAGGAAGCATTGGAGTTTTCACTTAAAGAAATGAGAGAACAAATTAGAAAAATTAAAAAGTCATTTTTAGAAGTTGCAACAATAAAAAAGAAGCTAGAGAGTGAACTTGAAGACATAAAAGGTAAAATTAGGCTAGCAGATGAGCAGGCTGAATTATCAATATCATTAGGACGTGAGGATTTAGCAAAAGCTGCATTAGAGAAGAAACAAGATTTAATAGAACAACAGAATAAAATAACTTTAGATATACAACAGATACAGGAAAAATTAAGACTAATTAGACAGAATAAAGAACAACTAGAAACACGTATTAAACAATTGGAAACTAAAAAAGAAGAGTTAATTGCAATGAATCGTGCGGCAGATGCACAAATAACAGTTAAGGAAATAATTACAGGAATTTCTAAAGATATAACAGAAATTAATGAACGAATAACAAGAGCAGAAAATAAAATCAGAGAAAAAAATGCAAAAGTATCTGCAATGAATGAACTTATTGAACTAGAGAATTTTGATAGATTAGATGAACTAGACGATTTAGAACAAGAATTAAAGAAAGTTCAAAGAGATGAGAGAATAAAACAAGAATTAGAAAATTTAAAACTAAGGTTAAAAAAAGGAGATGCTGAATAATGGGTTGTGGTGGATATAGAGGATTATTTAGAGTATTTGATTATTATGAGCATTCAAGAAGATATAGTACATGTAATCCAGATAGTTACAAT
Coding sequences within it:
- a CDS encoding PspA/IM30 family protein, producing the protein MDIFTRLKSIFNAKANALLDEIENPEEALEFSLKEMREQIRKIKKSFLEVATIKKKLESELEDIKGKIRLADEQAELSISLGREDLAKAALEKKQDLIEQQNKITLDIQQIQEKLRLIRQNKEQLETRIKQLETKKEELIAMNRAADAQITVKEIITGISKDITEINERITRAENKIREKNAKVSAMNELIELENFDRLDELDDLEQELKKVQRDERIKQELENLKLRLKKGDAE